Below is a genomic region from Phycisphaerae bacterium.
TCCCTGCCGCGCAGACGCTGCAGCCCGACGACATTGCGGGAGCGGTGGAGTGGCTGCTGGATGATCGCTGCAGGCACATGACCGGACAGACTCTTTATGTCAAGAAGTGAGGAGCCGCGATCAGCGATCGGTTCTCTGTTGCTTCCCGTCGGTGTCATACGACTGGTCGCTGACCGCCCTCCTGCAACGGAGGCCTCAAGATGAAATCCTACCGCAAGGAACTCTGGCTCAAGACTGCGAACCGCCGGGACTACATCAACATCACCTCGGAGATCGAGGACGCGGTGCAGGAAAGCGGCGTCCGCGAGGGACTGGCGCTGGTCAACGCGATGCACATCACCGCCAGCGTCTACATCAACGATGCGGAGACCGGTCTGCTGGCCGACTATGACGATTGGCTCGAGAGGCTCGCTCCGCACGAGCCGACCTCCCAGTACCGGCACAACGCCACCGGTGAGGACAACGGAGACGCCCATCTCAAGCGGCAGGTCATGGGCCGCGAGGTTGTCGTCGCGATCACCGACGGCAAGTTGGACTTCGGGCCGTGGGAGCAGATCTACTATGCCGAGTTTGACGGCGGACGAAAGAAGCGCGTCCTGGTCAAGATCATCGGGGAGTAACGGCGGACTCAAGGCGTTCGCCGTGGTGCGGCCTGATGTCGTTGAACGGCTGAAGGATCCGGAATGCCCGGTGGAGACAGGAGAACGCACGACGAATCGCTGTTGCCGTGATCGGCACAGCCGGCAGACTGGTCGCTCAACACCGACTACCGACCGAGGCCTCGTCACTCCCACTCGATTGTGGCGGGCGGCTTGCTCGACACGTCGTAGACCACGCGGTTCACGCCAGGCACCTCGTTCATGATGCGGCTGGAGATGCGGGCCAGAACCTCATGGTCCATCCGCACCCAATCGGCGGTCATGAAGTCGGTCGTTTCGACGAAACGCAGGGCCACCAAGTGCTGTCCCTCGTAGCTCCGCCCGTCGCCCATGACGCCGACGGTGCTGACCGGCACGAGGGCGGCGAAGGCCTGCCCGATCTTGCGGTACCAATCGGCCGCCCGGATTTCTTCGATGACGATGTCGTCAACCTCCTGGAGGAGGGCGACGCGTTGGGCGGTGACTTCGCCCATGATCCGGACTGCCAGGCCGGGGCCCGGGAACGGATGCCGCCACACGATCTCGTCGGGCAGTCCGAGGTGCTCGCCTGCCCGCCTGACCTCATCCTTGAACA
It encodes:
- a CDS encoding secondary thiamine-phosphate synthase enzyme YjbQ, translating into MKSYRKELWLKTANRRDYINITSEIEDAVQESGVREGLALVNAMHITASVYINDAETGLLADYDDWLERLAPHEPTSQYRHNATGEDNGDAHLKRQVMGREVVVAITDGKLDFGPWEQIYYAEFDGGRKKRVLVKIIGE